The following coding sequences lie in one Benincasa hispida cultivar B227 chromosome 6, ASM972705v1, whole genome shotgun sequence genomic window:
- the LOC120080479 gene encoding receptor-like protein kinase ANXUR2, with the protein MNANTHVMLSLFFVLLELFNGVYSASVLAPPPDPPLLLRCGSNDEATDDNGRKWTSDSKFLDPKNTLAAPAGFQDPSMTSQVPYMEARVFTAVTAYKFPIKPGNRYWLRLHFYPSTYGPHDSANSYFTVAANDLILVKNFSVYLTCQAFTQAYIVREFTLAASESESLNLTFTPVSGFAFVNGIELIQMPEIFGEAIMVGAREQTMDVTASNMQTMVRLNVGGSYISPANDSGLSRAWYGDYPYLFGASEGVVIEASKRLMIDYKDMPKYIGPVELYRTLRSMGSSKDVNANYNLTWLFPNIDPGFMYLVRLHFCDVSLSRPNQVVFDVFINNQTADANGIDVIAWAGARGVPKFRDYVVFTNEAPTMQQIWLAMHPKMSEAPEFADAMLNGVEIFKLESGKNLAGKNPQPSAFRMKVETETERSFEANGNKAEVIGGAAGGAAAFVVVALCFAVYQRKNRMPGTDSHTTSWLPIYGNSHSSGSKLTVSGKSTASNLAQGLARHFSLPEILHATKNFSESNVIGVGGFGKVYKGVIDGGTKVAIKRSNPSSEQGVHEFLTEIDLLSKLRHKHLVSLIGFCDEENEMCLIYDYMGLGTLREHLYKTNNKTRLSWKQRLEICIGAARGLHYLHTGAQYTIIHRDVKTTNILLDENWVAKVSDFGLSKTGPNMANGHVSTVVKGSFGYLDPEYFRRQQLTEKSDVYSFGVVLFEVLCARPALNPSLPKEQVSLADWALHCKRKGFLEDLIDPHLKGKITPESLKKFADAAEKCLDDHGAERPSMGDVLWNLEFALQLQESADGGSSHSSRIYEEDSQRSQDMAAHYNNLSLGSEQELLQFDEQNSTAVFSQLVHPTGR; encoded by the coding sequence ATGAATGCCAATACCCATGTGATGTTATCTCTTTTCTTCGTCTTGTTAGAACTTTTCAATGGCGTTTATTCTGCCTCTGTTCTTGCTCCACCTCCAGATCCGCCATTGTTGTTGCGTTGTGGTTCTAACGATGAAGCTACTGATGATAATGGCCGAAAATGGACCTCTGATTCTAAATTCCTCGACCCCAAAAATACCTTAGCTGCACCGGCTGGATTTCAAGATCCATCCATGACTTCCCAGGTTCCGTATATGGAAGCTAGAGTTTTCACCGCCGTGACGGCGTATAAATTCCCGATCAAACCCGGTAATCGTTACTGGCTACGACTCCATTTTTACCCTTCCACTTACGGACCTCATGATTCTGCAAATTCTTATTTCACCGTCGCggcaaatgatttgatccttgTGAAGAATTTCAGTGTTTACTTGACTTGTCAGGCCTTCACTCAGGCCTACATTGTTCGAGAATTTACACTGGCAGCTTCGGAATCGGAATCTTTGAATTTGACTTTCACCCCTGTTTCTGGATTTGCTTTTGTGAATGGGATTGAATTGATTCAAATGCCGGAAATCTTTGGGGAGGCTATAATGGTGGGAGCAAGGGAGCAAACTATGGATGTTACGGCATCTAATATGCAGACGATGGTGAGATTGAACGTCGGCGGGAGTTACATTTCTCCGGCGAACGATTCGGGGCTGAGTAGAGCTTGGTATGGTGATTATCCTTATCTTTTTGGTGCTTCTGAGGGTGTTGTGATTGAAGCTTCTAAGAGGTTGATGATTGATTATAAAGATATGCCAAAGTATATTGGTCCTGTGGAACTTTACAGGACATTGAGATCAATGGGGTCATCTAAGGATGTGAATGCTAATTACAATTTGACATGGTTGTTTCCTAATATTGATCCTGGCTTTATGTATCTTGTGAGGTTGCATTTTTGTGATGTGTCTTTGAGTAGGCCAAATCAGGTAGTTTTTGATGTGTTCATCAACAATCAAACTGCGGACGCTAACGGGATTGATGTGATAGCTTGGGCAGGCGCTCGAGGGGTTCCAAAATTCAGGGATTATGTTGTCTTTACGAATGAAGCACCAACAATGCAGCAGATTTGGCTGGCAATGCATCCTAAGATGTCGGAGGCACCCGAATTTGCGGATGCTATGTTGAATGGGGTTGAGATATTCAAGCTTGAATCCGGGAAGAACTTGGCAGGGAAGAATCCTCAACCGTCGGCCTTTAGGATGAAAGTTGAGACTGAAACAGAGAGAAGTTTTGAAGCAAATGGCAACAAAGCTGAAGTGATTGGTGGGGCTGCAGGGGGTGCTGCAGCTTTTGTTGTGGTGGCACTTTGCTTTGCAGTGTACCAAAGGAAGAATCGAATGCCAGGGACTGATTCACACACAACTAGCTGGTTACCAATCTATGGGAATTCACATTCGAGTGGGAGCAAATTGACGGTGTCTGGGAAGAGTACGGCGAGTAATTTGGCTCAAGGTTTGGCTCGACATTTCTCGCTTCCTGAGATTTTACATGCTACGAAGAACTTTAGCGAATCTAACGTGATTGGAGTTGGAGGATTTGGGAAGGTGTACAAGGGAGTGATTGATGGAGGGACGAAAGTTGCTATTAAAAGGTCGAACCCATCATCAGAACAAGGAGTTCACGAGTTCCTTACGGAAATCGATTTGCTTTCGAAGCTGAGGCACAAACATTTGGTGTCCTTGATTGGTTTTTGTGATGAAGAGAATGAGATGTGTTTGATTTATGATTACATGGGTTTGGGAACTCTGAGGGAACATCTGTATAAGACCAACAACAAAACTCGTCTCTCATGGAAGCAAAGGCTGGAGATTTGTATTGGAGCAGCTAGGGGACTTCATTATCTTCACACAGGAGCACAGTACACCATCATTCATAGAGATGTTAAAACTACCAACATTCTCTTGGATGAAAACTGGGTTGCAAAGGTTTCTGATTTTGGGCTCTCGAAAACTGGTCCGAACATGGCTAATGGTCATGTTAGCACCGTAGTTAAGGGCAGCTTTGGTTACTTAGATCCGGAGTACTTCCGAAGACAACAACTGACTGAAAAATCTGATGTCTACTCATTTGGAGTTGTTCTATTTGAAGTGTTGTGTGCAAGGCCTGCTCTAAATCCAAGCCTGCCAAAGGAACAGGTCAGTCTTGCAGATTGGGCGTTGCATTGCAAACGGAAAGGATTTCTCGAGGATCTCATTGACCCCCACCTCAAAGGGAAAATCACCCCTGAAAGCTTGAAGAAGTTTGCAGATGCCGCTGAGAAATGCCTAGATGACCATGGAGCCGAGCGACCATCTATGGGCGATGTGTTATGGAACCTTGAATTTGCTCTCCAACTTCAGGAAAGTGCCGATGGTGGTTCGAGTCATAGCTCGAGGATATATGAGGAAGATAGCCAGAGAAGCCAAGACATGGCTGCACATTACAACAACCTCAGCCTTGGAAGTGAGCAAGAATTACTTCAATTTGACGAACAAAACAGTACTGCAGTCTTCTCTCAACTTGTCCATCCGACAGGCCGATAA